A single Suricata suricatta isolate VVHF042 chromosome 2, meerkat_22Aug2017_6uvM2_HiC, whole genome shotgun sequence DNA region contains:
- the PRF1 gene encoding perforin-1, translating to MGSYVLLPGLLLLLLPTPAPAPCHTATRSECRRNHLVVPGSALAGEGVDVTSLRRSGSFPVDTETFLRPDGTCTLCHNVLKEGALQRLPLALTDWRAQGSGCRRQVVRAKAGSTEAVARQAASNIRNDWRVGLDVSPKPSANVHVTMAGSHSDAANFAAQKTYQDQYSFSMDLVECRFYSFHLVHSPPLHPDFQKVIRDLPPHFNTSTEAHYLRLISNYGTHFIRSMELGGRVSALTALRTCELALDGLRDKEVEDCLMVEAQVSISGHAASSAEYKNCEDKKKHHKITTSFHQTYRERFSDIVGGHHTSVSDLLFGNQAGPEQFSAWVASLLDSPGLVAYSLEPLHVLLHSQDPRREALRQAVSKYVMDRARWKNCSRPCPLGQRKSPHDPCQCVCHNSAVTNQDCCPRQRGLAHLEVMNFQASGLWGDSFSGTDAYLKVFFGDQQLRVDTVWNDNNPRWMTRLDFGDVLLSTGGPLRVQVWDQDHGWDDDLLGTCDQNPRSGLHEVKCNLNHGHLRFSYHAKCLSHLTGATCLEYAPHGLLGELPGNRSGPVW from the exons ATGGGTTCCTATGTGCTCCTCCCGGGCCTCCTTCTCCTGCTGCTGCCCACGccggccccagccccctgccacACGGCCACCCGCTCCGAGTGTCGGCGCAACCATCTGGTTGTGCCCGGCTCAGCGCTGGCTGGGGAGGGCGTGGACGTGACCAGTCTCCGGCGTTCAGGCTCCTTCCCAGTGGACACAGAGACCTTCCTGCGGCCCGATGGCACCTGTACCCTCTGCCACAATGTCCTGAAGGAGGGCGCCCTTCAGCGCCTGCCTCTGGCGCTGACCGACTGGCGCGCCCAAGGCTCAGGCTGCCGGCGCCAAGTGGTCAGGGCCAAGGCCGGTTCCACTGAGGCTGTGGCCAGACAAGCAGCCAGCAACATCCGCAACGACTGGCGAGTGGGGCTGGACGTGTCCCCCAAGCCCAGTGCCAATGTGCACGTGACCATGGCCGGCTCGCACTCTGACGCGGCCAACTTCGCTGCCCAGAAGACCTACCAGGACCAGTACAGCTTCAGCATGGACTTGGTGGAATGTCGCTTTTACAG TTTTCATCTGGTACACTCTCCCCCACTGCACCCCGATTTCCAGAAGGTCATCAGAGACCTGCCCCCCCACTTCAACACCTCCACCGAGGCCCACTACCTCAGACTCATCTCCAACTACGGCACCCACTTCATCCGGTCCATGGAGCTGGGCGGCCGGGTCTCGGCCCTCACTGCCCTTCGCACCTGTGAGCTGGCCCTGGACGGGCTCAGGGACAAAGAGGTGGAGGACTGCCTGATGGTGGAGGCCCAGGTCAGCATAAGCGGCCATGCTGCCTCTTCGGCAGAATACAAGAACTGCGAGGACAAGAAGAAGCACCACAAGATAACCACCTCCTTCCACCAGACCTATCGGGAACGCTTTTCCGACATAGTCGGCGGTCACCACACCTCCGTGAGCGACCTGCTGTTTGGGAACCAGGCCGGGCCTGAGCAGTTCTCAGCCTGGGTGGCCTCCCTGCTGGACAGCCCCGGCCTGGTGGCCTACTCTCTGGAGCCTCTTCACGTGCTCCTGCACAGCCAGGACCCGCGGCGGGAGGCCCTGAGACAGGCCGTGAGCAAGTACGTGATGGACAGGGCCCGCTGGAAGAACTGCAGCAGGCCCTGCCcgctggggcagaggaagagcccTCACGACCCATGCCAGTGTGTCTGCCACAACTCGGCGGTGACCAACCAGGACTGCTGTCCCCGGCAGAGGGGCCTGGCCCACTTGGAGGTCATGAACTTCCAGGCGTCGGGCCTGTGGGGGGACAGCTTCTCGGGTACGGACGCCTACCTGAAGGTCTTCTTTGGAGACCAGCAGCTGCGAGTGGACACCGTGTGGAATGATAACAACCCCAGGTGGATGACGCGGCTGGACTTCGGGGACGTGCTCCTGTCCACGGGGGGGCCCCTGAGGGTGCAGGTGTGGGACCAAGACCACGGCTGGGACGATGACCTGCTGGGCACCTGTGACCAGAACCCCAGGTCCGGCCTGCACGAGGTCAAATGCAACCTGAACCACGGCCACCTGAGGTTCTCCTACCACGCCAAGTGCCTGTCTCACCTGACGGGGGCAACCTGCCTGGAGTACGCCCCCCATGGCCTTCTCGGGGAGCTTCCCGGAAACCGGAGCGGGCCAGTGTGGTGA